A single Drosophila ananassae strain 14024-0371.13 chromosome 3L, ASM1763931v2, whole genome shotgun sequence DNA region contains:
- the LOC6496680 gene encoding uncharacterized protein LOC6496680 isoform X10, which translates to MPHIKLAENVSNSEKLLKTEISRTENTTDRQLPINSIANIPQMELLKVNYVHQCKEAIMHKPKNILAAPRRFDEYRRPPYELKRLKGKNVTSQPIEPKLIQEKYENPPTVQSWQLLLQSVNKNSPLLKYSPQEHTFTSNCSCNIADYGSDSSEGRSPYIDYKKSRNRECNHSNFLTNKGIKSRADRIALIESEESFLSSRTNLQSRIPIPISHYKSNQVIHNCEHTPKWMFQNSKGACDTSNTISYAPHWRFPCFRQIPKLNRIHIQKKRQSLLIKNSLVNEKAWHIKQDQELEYDDQPRCKNISDFTYECATDKNTCLKDNPAFRCLSPNNCTKKEQKNTKRDNFLNIHLMRDKDNFESLNISSQIKSHGDPNDLQNFAKKDLRKLTTNELIQAVTEKTKQCNIDIEKKLNDMKVREEETYSTSSWINESLLDDNDQMVKNIETYPSFPKHTSKDTNDLKCVNHFKETSLDQFPETSLCTSSSNISNYDNISLCASDHRSRKCKIKYYSQFGNCNSHNSINKKCNTIEGVFWNSSYNEFSTEIAYSTCCSLSSCDEDNCSCCSTSITSLPKQQESKQMHQNENRKYTNTKKSKVGIIYKINDDIKTRPKSSECEDIISMLPNVNHGEVQMKNKQFWHYLQNLDVYREISLALLASRIRNDWSIQ; encoded by the coding sequence ATGCCTCACATAAAACTGGCAGAAAATGTATCTAATTcggaaaaacttttaaaaaccGAGATATCTAGGACCGAAAACACAACTGACCGCCAACTTCCCATCAATAGTATTGCTAATATACCACAAATGGAGCTTTTAAAGGTTAATTACGTGCATCAGTGTAAAGAAGCTATTATGCATAAACCAAAAAACATCCTAGCGGCGCCCCGTCGTTTTGATGAGTATCGCCGCCCACCATATGAATTGAAAAGATTGAAGGGAAAAAACGTAACAAGCCAACCGATAGAACCCAAACTCATACAAGAAAAATACGAAAACCCACCAACTGTTCAATCTTGGCAATTACTTTTGCAGTCGGTTAATAAAAACAGCCCGTTACTAAAATACTCGCCTCAAGAACATACATTTACTAGCAATTGTTCATGTAATATTGCGGATTATGGTTCAGACTCTAGCGAGGGCAGATCCCCATATATTGACTATAAGAAATCACGAAATAGAGAATGCAATCACAGTAAttttcttacaaataaagGTATTAAATCTCGTGCAGACCGTATTGCACTCATTGAGAGTGAGGAGAGCTTTTTATCTTCAAGGACTAATTTACAGTCGAGAATTCCAATTCCTATATCCCATTATAAATCTAATCAAGTAATTCACAACTGTGAACACACACCAAAATGGAtgtttcaaaattcaaaaggTGCCTGTGACACCAGCAACACTATTTCCTATGCCCCCCATTGGCGGTTTCCATGCTTCCGACAGATACCTAAACTTAATCGTATtcatattcaaaaaaaaaggcagtCGCTTCTAATTAAAAACAGTTTGGTGAATGAAAAAGCTTGGCACATCAAACAAGATCAGGAATTAGAGTACGATGATCAACCCAGATGTAAGAACATTTCAGATTTTACATATGAATGTGCGACCGATAAGAATACATGTTTAAAAGATAATCCTGCTTTCCGATGTTTATCTCCTAATAACTGTACaaaaaaggaacaaaaaaatacgaaGCGAGATAATTTTCTAAACATTCATCTTATGAGAGATAAAGATAACTTCGAAAGCCTCAATATTTCTTCTCAAATAAAGTCACATGGAGATCCCAATGACTTGCAAAACTTTGCAAAAAAGGATTTACGAAAATTGACAACGAATGAATTAATTCAAGCTGTtacagaaaaaacaaaacagtgtAATATAGATATAGAGAAAAAACTCAATGATATGAAAGTTAGAGAAGAGGAAACATATTCTACCAGCAGTTGGATTAATGAGTCTTTATTAGATGACAATGACCAGATGGTTAAGAATATTGAGACATACCCATCGTTTCCAAAACACACCAGTAAAGATACCAACGATTTAAAATGTGTTAACCATTTCAAAGAAACTTCTCTTGACCAATTTCCAGAGACGTCACTGTGTACTTCATCATCTAATATATCAAATTACGACAATATTTCTCTATGCGCCTCTGACCACCGTAGCCGgaaatgtaaaataaaatattattctcAATTTGGCAATTGTAATTCACATAATTCTATCAACAAAAAATGCAATACTATCGAAGGTGTTTTTTGGAATAGCTCCTACAATGAATTTTCTACAGAAATTGCTTACAGCACTTGTTGCAGCTTGTCAAGCTGTGACGAGGATAACTGTTCGTGCTGCAGTACAAGCATAACATCTCTACCTAAACAACAAGAATCAAAACAGATGCACCAAAATGAAAATAGGAAGTATACTAACACTAAAAAGTCAAAAGTAGGAATTATATATAAG
- the LOC6493890 gene encoding uncharacterized protein LOC6493890 isoform X1 — protein sequence MLIFSDQPNILFITHPSSSTNEVFDIRTNKFTGPKSLNPAKLYTLDRFFPALNRFQNAKSLFPSKLANLQGREIIIAGFDYPPYTIIKHNTISNAYDIGTRDKSDFYKVYIDGTETRVVLSFCEKFNCTVQINTSDADDWGTVYPNMSGSGSLGMVLKHKADICIGAMYSWYEDYRLLDHSMYLARSGITCLVPVPLRLASWYLPLEPFQETLWFAVLVCLTIETVGLVLAYKSEQKIFETNHHRKSWWNCWKFGLATTFKLFISQSGNSNAISFTVRVLLFACFLNDLIITSIYGGGLASILTIPSMDEAADTVQRLRTHKLPWAANSEAWVSSIRGSTEELVTDLLKNFHIYNDNQLLRFAQENPVRIGFTVERLPFGHFAIGSYLVPKAIDQLVIMQDDLYYQYTVAFVPRLWPLLDAFNMHIYNWHSSGLDKYWEHRVVATNLNMQIQQKVESTMTRSQDDIGPVTLGMSNFAGIMLVWVLGSVMAAVVFAAEVISKMYINF from the exons ATGTTAATATTTTCAGATCAACCAAACATTCTATTTATTACACATCCTAGTAGTTCAACCAACGAAGTTTTCGACATAAGAACCAATAAATTTACAGGACCAAAATCGCTAAATCCAGCAAAACTTTATACATTAGATCGTTTTTTCCCCGCTCTTAATCGATTTCAAAATGCAAAGTCGCTTTTCCCAAGCAAACTAGCCAATTTGCAGGGCCGTGAAATAATTATTGCAGGATTTGACTACCCACCCTATACAATTATAAAACAT AACACCATTTCAAATGCCTATGACATAGGAACTCGTGACAAGTCAGACTTCTATAAAGTGTACATCGATGGTACAGAAACTCGCGTTGTCCTAAGTTTTTGTGAAAAATTTAACTGTACGGTTCAAATTAACACTT CTGATGCAGATGACTGGGGTACGGTGTATCCAAATATGTCTGGAAGCGGATCTTTGGGCATGGTGCTCAAACACAAAGCCGATATTTGTATTGGCGCAATGTATTCGTGGTATGAAGATTACAGACTTTTGGATCATTCTATGTACCTTGCCCGATCCGGAATAACATGCCTTGTTCCTGTACCTTTACGTCTTGCAAGTTGGTATCTTCCCCTGGAGCCATTTCAAGAAACTCTATGGTTCGCAGTTCTAGTATGCCTTACAATTGAAACCGTTGGATTGGTTTTAGCATATAAAAGCGAGCAGAAAATATTCGAGACAAATCACCATCGAAAAAGCTGGTGGAATTGTTGGAAATTCGGATTAGCTACTACATTCAAACTATTTATATCGCAATCAGGAAACAGCAATGCAATTTCATTTACGGTTCGAGTGCTACTCTTTGCATGTTTTCTTAACGATTTGATTATAACGAGTATATACGGTGGCGGTCTTGCCAGTATATTAACCATACCCAGTATGGATGAGGCTGCCGACACCGTACAACGGCTCCGCACACATAAATTACCTTGGGCGGCTAACTCGGAAGCTTGGGTTTCATCCATTCGTGGATCAACTGAG GAATTAGTAACGGATctgttaaaaaattttcacatATACAACGACAACCAGTTGCTCCGCTTTGCTCAAGAAAACCCGGTTCGCATAGGATTTACCGTTGAGCGTTTACCCTTTG GTCACTTTGCCATCGGAAGTTATTTGGTACCAAAGGCCATTGATCAATTAGTAATCATGCAGGACGATCTATATTATCAGTATACTGTTGCATTTGTTCCCAGGCTTTGGCCCCTTCTTGATGCCTTTAACATGCACATATACAACTGGCACTCCTCTGGTTTAGATAAGTACTGGGAGCACCGAGTAGTAGCGACAAACCTAAATATGCAGATACAACAAAAAGTTGAAAGCACAATGACCCGTAGTCAAGATGACATTGGTCCTGTTACTTTGGGTATGTCAAACTTTGCTGGAATCATGCTTGTTTGGGTGTTAGGATCCGTTATGGCAGCAGTTGTCTTTGCTGCAGAGGTGATATCTAAAATGTACataaatttttag
- the LOC6493890 gene encoding uncharacterized protein LOC6493890 isoform X2 encodes MNTISNAYDIGTRDKSDFYKVYIDGTETRVVLSFCEKFNCTVQINTSDADDWGTVYPNMSGSGSLGMVLKHKADICIGAMYSWYEDYRLLDHSMYLARSGITCLVPVPLRLASWYLPLEPFQETLWFAVLVCLTIETVGLVLAYKSEQKIFETNHHRKSWWNCWKFGLATTFKLFISQSGNSNAISFTVRVLLFACFLNDLIITSIYGGGLASILTIPSMDEAADTVQRLRTHKLPWAANSEAWVSSIRGSTEELVTDLLKNFHIYNDNQLLRFAQENPVRIGFTVERLPFGHFAIGSYLVPKAIDQLVIMQDDLYYQYTVAFVPRLWPLLDAFNMHIYNWHSSGLDKYWEHRVVATNLNMQIQQKVESTMTRSQDDIGPVTLGMSNFAGIMLVWVLGSVMAAVVFAAEVISKMYINF; translated from the exons atg AACACCATTTCAAATGCCTATGACATAGGAACTCGTGACAAGTCAGACTTCTATAAAGTGTACATCGATGGTACAGAAACTCGCGTTGTCCTAAGTTTTTGTGAAAAATTTAACTGTACGGTTCAAATTAACACTT CTGATGCAGATGACTGGGGTACGGTGTATCCAAATATGTCTGGAAGCGGATCTTTGGGCATGGTGCTCAAACACAAAGCCGATATTTGTATTGGCGCAATGTATTCGTGGTATGAAGATTACAGACTTTTGGATCATTCTATGTACCTTGCCCGATCCGGAATAACATGCCTTGTTCCTGTACCTTTACGTCTTGCAAGTTGGTATCTTCCCCTGGAGCCATTTCAAGAAACTCTATGGTTCGCAGTTCTAGTATGCCTTACAATTGAAACCGTTGGATTGGTTTTAGCATATAAAAGCGAGCAGAAAATATTCGAGACAAATCACCATCGAAAAAGCTGGTGGAATTGTTGGAAATTCGGATTAGCTACTACATTCAAACTATTTATATCGCAATCAGGAAACAGCAATGCAATTTCATTTACGGTTCGAGTGCTACTCTTTGCATGTTTTCTTAACGATTTGATTATAACGAGTATATACGGTGGCGGTCTTGCCAGTATATTAACCATACCCAGTATGGATGAGGCTGCCGACACCGTACAACGGCTCCGCACACATAAATTACCTTGGGCGGCTAACTCGGAAGCTTGGGTTTCATCCATTCGTGGATCAACTGAG GAATTAGTAACGGATctgttaaaaaattttcacatATACAACGACAACCAGTTGCTCCGCTTTGCTCAAGAAAACCCGGTTCGCATAGGATTTACCGTTGAGCGTTTACCCTTTG GTCACTTTGCCATCGGAAGTTATTTGGTACCAAAGGCCATTGATCAATTAGTAATCATGCAGGACGATCTATATTATCAGTATACTGTTGCATTTGTTCCCAGGCTTTGGCCCCTTCTTGATGCCTTTAACATGCACATATACAACTGGCACTCCTCTGGTTTAGATAAGTACTGGGAGCACCGAGTAGTAGCGACAAACCTAAATATGCAGATACAACAAAAAGTTGAAAGCACAATGACCCGTAGTCAAGATGACATTGGTCCTGTTACTTTGGGTATGTCAAACTTTGCTGGAATCATGCTTGTTTGGGTGTTAGGATCCGTTATGGCAGCAGTTGTCTTTGCTGCAGAGGTGATATCTAAAATGTACataaatttttag